One genomic segment of Syngnathus typhle isolate RoL2023-S1 ecotype Sweden linkage group LG8, RoL_Styp_1.0, whole genome shotgun sequence includes these proteins:
- the olig3 gene encoding oligodendrocyte transcription factor 3, translating to MNSDSSPSSRASSPDMDAMFLREHLPAHHFHHLHPHFSLHHHHQHPVSSSTQAGKMSESKSASSSSSVESSSGDGGSNKFKLKKQVTEEEMYQLRLKINGRERKRMHDLNLAMDGLREVMPYAHGPSVRKLSKIATLLLARNYILMLNSSLDEMKRLVGEIYGGQHSAFHCGTVAHPGAAAAAAAAAAAAAAAAAHQVHPLLGGGLSSSTTSTTSSSLPIRAPHALMKGSPAAAPPSLQLGSGFQHWAGLPCPCAICQVPPPPAPPAPPPTHIPITSSGLTRLTGEAKDGMK from the coding sequence ATGAATTCAGACTCCAGCCCGAGCAGCAGAGCTTCATCCCCAGACATGGATGCCATGTTCCTCCGAGAGCACCTCCCTGCCCACCACTTCCACCACCTGCACCCTCACTTCAGcctgcaccaccaccaccagcacccCGTCTCCTCGTCCACGCAGGCCGGCAAGATGTCCGAGTCCAAGTCAGCCTCGTCTTCGTCGTCGGTGGAGAGCAGCAGCGGCGACGGAGGCAGCAACAAGTTCAAGCTGAAGAAGCAGGTGACCGAGGAGGAGATGTACCAGCTACGCCTCAAGATCAACGGCCGCGAGCGCAAACGCATGCACGACCTCAACTTGGCTATGGACGGCCTGCGAGAAGTCATGCCCTACGCGCACGGTCCCTCCGTGCGCAAGCTGTCCAAGATCGCCACGCTGCTGCTGGCCCGGAACTACATCCTCATGCTCAACAGCTCCCTGGACGAGATGAAGCGGCTGGTGGGGGAAATCTACGGCGGCCAGCACTCGGCCTTCCACTGTGGCACCGTGGCGCACCCGGGAgccgcagcggcggcggcagcggcggctgcTGCCGCGGCAGCCGCAGCCGCCCACCAGGTACACCCGCTCCTGGGCGGCGGCCTGTCGTCGTCCACCACGTCCACTACGTCCTCCAGCCTCCCCATCCGGGCCCCGCACGCCTTGATGAAGGGTTCGCCGGCCGCTGCGCCCCCCAGCCTGCAGCTGGGCTCCGGGTTCCAGCACTGGGCCGGGTTGCCGTGCCCGTGCGCCATCTGCCAGGTGCCGCCCCCTCCCGCTCCTCCCGCGCCGCCGCCAACACACATCCCCATCACCTCCTCCGGCCTGACGAGACTGACGGGGGAGGCCAAGGACGGCATGAAATGA